From Micromonospora rhizosphaerae, the proteins below share one genomic window:
- a CDS encoding ABC transporter permease, translating to MTALAHVPTGSGQSAAPPAPRRGRHRLLPYLLLLPGAAWLLLFFAVPLLQLAAASLYDPSGSLSTGYAMTWAIDNYPTALEAYWPHFLRSFVYSAIALVLALLMGYPLAYAIAQKAGRWKNLLLVCVVAPMFTSFLVRTLAWKTILSDNGWLVGLLRDVHLLGPDGRLLATPVAVVLGLTYNFLPFLVLPLYASLERLDHRLLEAASDLYASPLRAFQKVTLPLSMPGLIAGTLLFFIPATGDYINAELLGTPNEYMIGNVIDSAFLVRLDYPQGAALSFLLMAAILLVVFVYLLKAGTEEVL from the coding sequence ATGACCGCTCTCGCGCACGTACCGACCGGATCGGGGCAGTCGGCGGCACCGCCGGCGCCCCGGCGCGGGCGGCATCGGCTGCTGCCGTACCTGCTGCTGCTGCCGGGCGCGGCCTGGCTGCTGCTCTTCTTCGCCGTGCCGCTGCTCCAGCTCGCCGCGGCCAGCCTCTACGACCCGAGCGGCTCGCTCTCCACCGGGTACGCGATGACCTGGGCGATCGACAACTATCCCACGGCGCTGGAGGCGTACTGGCCGCACTTCCTCCGGTCGTTCGTCTACTCCGCGATCGCGCTGGTGCTGGCCCTGCTGATGGGCTACCCCCTGGCGTACGCGATCGCGCAGAAGGCCGGCCGGTGGAAGAACCTGCTGCTGGTCTGCGTGGTCGCGCCGATGTTCACCAGCTTCCTGGTGCGCACCCTGGCCTGGAAGACCATCCTGTCGGACAACGGCTGGCTGGTCGGGCTGCTGCGGGACGTGCACCTGCTCGGGCCCGACGGCCGGCTGCTGGCCACTCCGGTGGCGGTGGTGCTCGGCCTGACGTACAACTTCCTGCCGTTCCTGGTGCTGCCGCTGTACGCGAGCCTCGAGCGGCTGGACCACCGGCTGCTGGAGGCGGCGAGCGACCTCTACGCCAGCCCGCTGCGCGCGTTCCAGAAGGTCACCCTGCCCCTGTCGATGCCCGGCCTGATCGCCGGCACGCTGCTCTTCTTCATCCCGGCGACCGGTGACTACATCAACGCCGAGCTGCTCGGCACCCCGAACGAATACATGATCGGCAACGTCATCGACTCGGCGTTCCTGGTCCGGCTGGACTACCCGCAGGGCGCGGCCCTGTCGTTCCTGCTGATGGCGGCGATCCTCCTGGTGGTCTTCGTCTACCTGCTCAAGGCGGGCACGGAGGAGGTGCTCTGA